One genomic segment of Fundulus heteroclitus isolate FHET01 chromosome 10, MU-UCD_Fhet_4.1, whole genome shotgun sequence includes these proteins:
- the LOC105939957 gene encoding FERM domain-containing protein 6, producing MRTKPTRRVCVLLPNKQHLDCSVRMRARGQEVMNAVLRQLGVGDLQVFGLALLRDNEYLFLDLEQKLSKYFGKIWKQKSLSVPFILFLRVKFYLESGLLILSSKVQQLYYWELRQKVLHSQSRHQEALFFQLAASALQADVGDLKRQEGGEEKQESMQYFLPEDYFPPWLINHRGRNFLLQHSPALHGELRGLPPSRAILQYLKEASGLQDGALTFYRMKEGKKERRSSILLGVALTGVHVYQEVEGKQCALFFFTWSNIEHFTFQGSRFEITAVSSLGLSKLVYYTHSAFHSKHILRHLSDSHRFYLNTKDAASYIQQLEDMQTCQLHKEAYICDMTCLRQRLRCRNLTASECSDMEETHTTWNEDETWKEDESPPSEDEPEELFVDDPAEVSWLADLLYGVSVDGPLALPSSYWAAVNMEMKQVLSLRVDEGVSVD from the exons ATGAGGACAAAACCAACGAGACGTGTCTGTGTTCTTCTGCCCAACAAACAGCACTTGGACTGCTCTGTCAGG atgCGAGCCAGAGGCCAGGAGGTGATGAACGCTGTGCTGCGTCAGCTCGGTGTCGGTGATCTCCAAGTGTTTGGTCTGGCTCTTCTCAGAG ATAATGAATATCTCTTTCTGGATTTGGAGCAGAAGCTGAGCAAGTATTTTGGTAAAATATGGAAGCAGAAATCCTTATCG GTTCCATTCATCTTATTTTTGAGAGTGAAGTTTTATTTGGAAAGTGGGCTTCTGATATT GAGCAGCAAGGTGCAGCAGCTTTACTACTGGGAGCTGAGGCAGAAAGTGTTGCATTCCCAGAGCCGCCACCAGGAAGCTCTGTTTTTTCAGCTGGCAGCTTCCGCGCTTCAAGCTGATGTTGGAGATCTGAAGCGTCAAGAGGGAGGAGAAGAGAAACAAGAGAGTATGCAATACTTTCTTCCAGAAGATTACTTTCCACCTtgg CTGATAAATCACAGAGGGAGAAACTTCCTTCTCCAACACAGTCCAGCTTTGCACGGTGAGCTGAGAGGGTTGCCACCCAGCCGGGCCATCCTGCAATATTTGAAGGAGGCCAGCGGCCTGCAGGACGGAGCGCTGACTTTCTACAGGATGAAAGAG GGAAAAAAGGAGCGGAGAAGTTCGATCCTTCTCGGTGTGGCGTTGACTGGGGTCCACGTTTATCAG GAGGTGGAAGGAAAGCAGtgtgcactgtttttttttacctggtcCAATATTGAGCACTTTACCTTCCAG GGAAGCAGGTTTGAAATTACAGCAGTGAGCTCTCTGGGCTTATCAAAGCTTGTATATTACACCCACTCAGCCTTCCACTCAAAACACATTCTGAGACACCTGAGCGACAGCCACCGCTTCTACCTCAACACCAAGGATGCAGCCAGCTACATCCAGCAGCTAGAAGACATGCAAA CCTGCCAACTCCACAAAGAGGCTTACATTTGTGACATGACATGCTTAAGACAGAGACTCCGCTGCCGCAACCTCACTGCATCAGAATGCAGCGATATGGAGGAGACGCACACAACCTGGAACGAAGATGAAACGTGGAAGGAGGATGAAAGCCCTCCATCAG AGGATGAACCTGAAGAGCTATTTGTTGATGACCCAGCTGAGGTGTCCTGGCTGGCTGACCTCCTCTATGGTGTGTCTGTGGATGGACCATTAGCATTGCCCTCGTCTTACTGGGCAG ctgtaaacatggaaatgaaacag GTTCTGTCCCTCAGAGTGGATGAAGGAGTGTCTGTGGACTGA